A region of the Dysidea avara chromosome 9, odDysAvar1.4, whole genome shotgun sequence genome:
agaagaagttaccttgtagagagttcagctacaaagaaactaccatgtagagagttcagctgcaaataaatcacctgtagagagttcagctagaaataagtcaccctgtagagagatcagctaaaaacaagtcaccctgtagagagttcagctagaagaagtcaccttttagagagttcaggtacaaagcaaccaccatgtaaagagttcagctacaaaaaaaccaatcaccctgtagaaagatcagctagaagaagttaccttgtagagagttcagctacaaagaaaccaccatgtagagagttcagctgcaaacaaatcacctgtagagagttcagctagaaacaagtcaccctgtagagagatcagctaaaaacaagtcaccctgtagagagttcagctagaagaagtcacattgtagagagttcagctacaaagaaactaccacgtagagagttcagctgcaaacaatcaccctgtagagaactcagctacaaacaaatcgccctgtagaaagatcagctagaagaagttaccttgtagagatttcagctacaaataaatcaccctgtagagagttcagctacaaagaaatcatcatgtagagagttcagctgcaaacaaatcatcctgtagagagttcagctagaagaagtcaccttttagagagttcaggtacaaagcaaccaccatgtaaagagttcagctgcaaaaaactcaatcaccctgtagaaagatcggctagaagaagttaccttgtagagagttcagctacaaagaaaccaccatgtagagagttcagctgcaaacaaatcacctgtagagagttcagctagaaacaagtgagagttcagctagaagaagtcacattgtagagagttcagctacaatgaaactcccatgtagagagttcagctacaaacaaatcaccctgtagagaactcagctacaaacaaatatgcagtgtaaaaagatcagctagaagaagttaccttgtagagagttcagctacaatgaaaccaccatgtagagagttcagctacaaacaaatcaccNNNNNNNNNNNNNNNNNNNNNNNNNNNNNNNNNNNNNNNNNNNNNNNNNNNNNNNNNNNNNNNNNNNNNNNNNNNNNNNNNNNNNNNNNNNNNNNNNNNNNNNNNNNNNNNNNNNNNNNNNNNNNNNNNNNNNNNNNNNNNNNNNNNNNNNNNNNNNNNNNNNNNNNNNNNNNNNNNNNNNNNNNNNNNNNNNNNNNNNNCAAATGGATAACGACCCTAAACATCGCAGTAATCACATAGAAGATTACTTCGAAGAGAAGAACATCAATTGGTGGCCAACTCCACCAGAAAGTCCCGATCTGAACCCCATAGAAAATTTATGGGGTTCATTGAAACAGTATTTGCGAACTAAGCACAAACCAAGGGATCTCAACCAGCTCAAGGAAGGTGTAATAAGCTTTTGGCAAACACTAACACCAGCCGTATGCAGAAAATACATTGGTCACCTACGCAAGGTTATCCCAAAAGTCATAGAATTACATGGTGAACCTAGTGGTTACTAGTGCAACTGAAACATTCAACATGCTACTTTTGTACTACCTTGAACATTTATCATGATTAATTTTCAAATAATGAAAGTGTGGATATAAGAACATGATTGGATATAAAAACATGAAAAGTTTTTAACTGTTTCCTAATAAATCAAAAAGCTCAGTTCCAGTTTCAGgtcaaaaaaaaacaaccaaaTCCAGTTTCCAGGGAAGTAGTATGACAATCAATTAAGTCCTTGCAGTTGTTTTTTAGTGGGCTTGTTACGAAGACGTCGGCAACTCTCATCAATTGAGATTATACAATCTGCCCACTCTTTGGAAATGTCGGTGTTTTGTGACGGAAAATACTTGAAAGAAGTACTCTTAATGTATTTGATAATTCTTGGATCTAACTGTTGTTTATTGCGTCCAGAGACATTCGATGTCTTTCTAACTTGTTCCGTAAACAATCTTCTGGTCAAATGTACGCTCATATTCCTGCGTGAGCAGCTTTTCATAAAGATCAAAGTAAGTTCACTTTCAGGCAATAGTCCAGTTGGTCCTCGTGAagttggtggtggtggtgtaggTAGTAAATTTGCTCCACTCCCATGTGCAAGCTCTAAAATTGAAAATATAATTTACCATAATGTTTGTTGGACGTAAATAGCTACACACACTTTAATAAACAAACACAGTACAGTGTATCTTTTACAGTGTCACTTATATTATAGTCCATGCATGAATAACAGTTAACATGCCCTCTTAAAGCAGTGCAAGTTCTGGTAATTTGCATTTAACAGTGTCTGGATATCCTTTCACAAAGACATTGGCACTTAGTTTGTGGGTGACCACAAGCCAAAGGTATTTGTTTTAACCACACCTCGAGTTAGTACCAGTCCCCTAGTACTTGTCAGCTCAGATAGTATAAAATGCATTTATAGCCTGTTTACTAGTGTCATCTTtagattgtgggttgcatcaaACCCTTTGTAGTACTTTAAAACTCTTGCATTACTCCGTTAATTAGTTGTGTCCAGACACAATATTGACACACTGTTTCAAGCACTGCTGTTTTACGTGACACACTGTTTCAagtagtgctgggcggtatggCATTTTTTGATTACGGTACGGTATTGAAGAAAATACCCCGGTATTCGGTATTTCACGGTATTCAGCTTGGTAAGGAACTAATAATATGTTTTTACAGTAATTGTTAACTGTAACTACTCACAATTGAAAGTTACCCATGGCCAGcagtagggaccagtctattttgctttttttctacctatttttctttccagcaattcttttatttttcccctattatgctccatattttgctcaagaattataaattttgctcagtacttatctttgttaattgaatatttccaagtgcaaagctacagtttcgccttaaagtgactgttctattagagctcgatcagaaattacttctaacatgtaaagcaagaagccagctaatattgcttaacatgtgtggctgttttattagggtatatcgattgtcacttgttgttcctgtaacaattagctatgcattgtagatattttagcgtgtctgactgtttgattagagtatctcgatcttttgtgcaatttttatgtccactccACAAAagttgcacctattatgccagcattttgctcattgcttttacccaaccattatgctaaaaattttgctggcgaaatcgacgggtccctagccAGCAggttataaaaatattttactaACTACATGACAGTAGGCAGGTGCTACAATGTAACCTGAAACCTAACAGTTGCTGTTAGGAGAGgcttgtggtcaccaccaaaccACCAACACATAACCCAACCACCTTGTCTCTGGCTTCCTGCACACTAGTCACATTCATGCTGgtattttcagaaacaaataccTTTGAAACGGTTTAATGAAAATACCGCGGTATACGGTATTTTCGgtataccgcccagcactagttTCAAGCACTGCTGTTTTACACAGACTTTGCGACAGATCAGTTTTAATAAACTGTTTACAGCACTGCTTCATAAATTTTTTTCCTAAAATTTGGTGGTCAATTGTGAAGTAGTGAAAGCCCTTATTGATTCATTTCCAGTTTCCAGCACTTACACTTTCTCCACAAGCTGCCACCATCTAAATCTGGTAATGAGCAAGAAGGTATTTCCTTAAACTCAAGCATTACCACAACTTTGGAGCCATTTTAGTAGTGTTGTGCGATACAGCTAAAATGGTGTATCTCAAACCTTGTGTAGTCATGATATGATACCAATATGGAATATAGTGAACTTCAGCCAAAAAGCAAAGTAATTAACTGTGTGGGTGGCCgtcaaattttcatagtttAGTTCCAGACATTACAGACCGTGTAACAAGCTTCAAGTCTGAGAAACAGGCGAACAGCTCTGCTACACTGTACGTTGTACAAAACCAGACCTTAGCATTTCCATGTGCGAATAAAACATTGATAAATGTATTGCAATATCGATATTGTGATATTGTATATGTGTATCGATAATTCGATatgtatcgcacatcactacattTCAAGACATAATGTAAATTTGAATAACATAAATGCGCACCTCTATGCAAGGAGTATGACATATAACACTTGTGTGCTACACGCAATCTGAGCTTTCAAATTTACTGACCAGAATTGTTAGATTCTAAGGGTTGTGCACCGGGCCCTTGTGAAGTTGGTGGCGGTGAACAGTTAGGTAGTACATTTACTCCACTTCCATGTGCAAGCTCTAAAATTGAAAAAAACTTTGCCGTGATGTTTATAGGATGGAAATGGCTACACACACTTTAATAAACACGAGTACAGTGTATCCTTTACAGTGTCACTTATAGTTCATGAATAACAGTTACATTCATAGTTTTAATTATAGTTATTTTCAACTACTACGAAGAAGGTGATTCTAAAACTCTAGTATCACGGCAGTGGTGGAGCCAAGAAACATTAAATTTGAATACACAAATGCACCTCTATACACAAATGCACCTCTATACAAGGAGTATAACATAACACTTGTAGCACACGTAATCTCTGAGCTTACTTACCAGAAAAGCTAGATTCTATGGGTTGTACAATTGGGATTTGCTCTTGTCGAACATATACAGGTCCTGCAAGCTCACTAGGTCCTACACAGTACATTACAGAATTAAAAATAGAGACGAAAATGAGAAACTTTAGAAGAGCTGAAACAAATATTTGATTCGGTTAGTACAGAAAGTATTCTAATACTTAAACATtattaaacaatgccacggtaTACATAAGCGTGGAAAATTTTAGGGAATCACACTTGTAATTAAGTGAATTTCGTGTAATAGTTCAAGTTTCCTTTCCGATGAAAAGTGATTCTAGCGTGTTCAAAGTCTATCCACGGAAATGAAAACAGCGAATTACTTTTGCGACTGTTTCAGTAAAAACTTGCATTTTTCgtacaagcatgcatattggaAAAAATGGAATTTACAAAATCTGATATTTGTTTCAGCCGTACTTTAGAAATAGAGTTCGGAAAATACActgatgaaagcaaacaaacacccACTAGTAATATTTGCTTTACTACCAAACATACCTGAGTGGGTAGGTGGTTGCTGCATTGCTCCAAACGAATCCAATTTTGACGACACCATTACTAACCCTCTGGACATTACTTGAATAGATTCCTGCAAAGACGACACTGTCTTATTCAGATCTTCATACTTCTGATCctaaacaaacaagcaaaagGTATTGAATAACACCTATTGTGGCAAAATAGTGTACACACAAATCAAAACCAATACCAATAAACGTGTTGCTCCAAAATGATGACCACTATTTTGTTAACAAAGCCACTTTAGTGGAGTTTGGTGCCAAAGGGCTATTAAGCATAAAATGCTTACATGCCACATAATAAAGTGTACCACTATGTAAGTCAAAACAAACCTTAACATCAGCTGAACTGGGTAGAGAAGGATGCAATTCTGCGCTCATGTCATCatcatactagtatattaaaactaTACTAAATTTTAACACAGCTAATATAGCATGCATACCCTATTGTACAAGAAGTCATCAAAATCCATATAGAATGGATCCTCTCGATACATTTCAATCACCTAAAAGTATCCAGAGCATTTTTTGATAATCAGACTGTTATTCTTACTGGTATATCAATTTCTTGGGTGTTCACATCACTAACGATTTCTTTGCTCATAGCATCCGTACCAGTTTCATTGCTCATCGCATCCCTATCAGTTTCATTGCTCATCGCATCCCTATCAGTTTCATTGCTCATCGCATCCCTATCAGTTTCATTGCTCATCGCATCCCTATCAGTTTCATTGCTCATCGCATCCCTATCAGTTTCATCGCTTGCCATCTTCCCTTTGTCTACCTAGAGATAAAAACATTAAGCATTCCCTTAATTCTATTTAAATGGCCCTTCGGATCTATAAGACACTTTGTCGAATTTATAACACTTACTTTAGTGATGTCAACATCTTTAGGGGTGTCAGGACCAACCTCCAACACCGGCTTTTCCTAGATCAAAGTAAAGTATTATGTATACATTAATTGAGGTTACAATTCTGTATGCAGTACTAAATAAGACAGCACGAATGCAAGTAACTCAGTATAATAGCATTGGCCAGTGGTTTAAACGTGTAGAGAACAATCAAGGAAACCCAAAACGTGTAAATCACAATGGGATTTGTGGTACTTTTGATGATATCATAAGCCTAAAGCTTAAGAAATTTATGCAGCAGTGTGGTGTTTTGCATGCCGTGATGCCACATTTAAAGACTGATTGCACTTGCTGTCTATCCTAGTGAGTTATCTCAAATAGACCCGTCAGCCTTGGTGAGTGGTAAAAGTTGTCTCTTTTCATGACTTTCATTGTGCACCCCAACTTGCTAATATCCAGCTGGAAGATCTAAGCTAGTAAAATAACAAAGCTTTCCAAACTGGTCCAAGTTGTAGATTTTTGGTTAAGATAATTCCCAAACTGCTAACCAGAATTACCTGAAATTTTGAGTATCAACTCcatatacactgtagataatgtCAAG
Encoded here:
- the LOC136265702 gene encoding protein starmaker-like isoform X4 — translated: MASERVAKRSTKAKKSVAPYAFIEYVDEIYTAVVPTRMLKGTSLFIDGIAQITEGKAIYEVKILSLGTQKECKQDQEKYDEDDEDSQSNNGSEEDRENFMDDYSQIEMDGSKDTQDNTCSDQIEDKCKDSRDGKENVEPRQNKRKQKCKSDTAVKKQKQTGSKQTRRVPVQKVKTKSEGDKLKGDTVAKKRRTKKKEVEKPVLEVGPDTPKDVDITKVDKGKMASDETDRDAMSNETDRDAMSNETDRDAMSNETDRDAMSNETDRDAMSNETGTDAMSKEIVSDVNTQEIDIPVIEMYREDPFYMDFDDFLYNRYDDDMSAELHPSLPSSADVKDQKYEDLNKTVSSLQESIQVMSRGLVMVSSKLDSFGAMQQPPTHSELAHGSGANLLPTPPPPTSRGPTGLLPESELTLIFMKSCSRRNMSVHLTRRLFTEQVRKTSNVSGRNKQQLDPRIIKYIKSTSFKYFPSQNTDISKEWADCIISIDESCRRLRNKPTKKQLQGLN
- the LOC136265702 gene encoding uncharacterized protein isoform X1, producing the protein MASERVAKRSTKAKKSVAPYAFIEYVDEIYTAVVPTRMLKGTSLFIDGIAQITEGKAIYEVKILSLGTQKECKQDQEKYDEDDEDSQSNNGSEEDRENFMDDYSQIEMDGSKDTQDNTCSDQIEDKCKDSRDGKENVEPRQNKRKQKCKSDTAVKKQKQTGSKQTRRVPVQKVKTKSEGDKLKGDTVAKKRRTKKKEVEKPVLEVGPDTPKDVDITKVDKGKMASDETDRDAMSNETDRDAMSNETDRDAMSNETDRDAMSNETDRDAMSNETGTDAMSKEIVSDVNTQEIDIPVIEMYREDPFYMDFDDFLYNRYDDDMSAELHPSLPSSADVKDQKYEDLNKTVSSLQESIQVMSRGLVMVSSKLDSFGAMQQPPTHSGPSELAGPVYVRQEQIPIVQPIESSFSELAHGSGVNVLPNCSPPPTSQGPGAQPLESNNSELAHGSGANLLPTPPPPTSRGPTGLLPESELTLIFMKSCSRRNMSVHLTRRLFTEQVRKTSNVSGRNKQQLDPRIIKYIKSTSFKYFPSQNTDISKEWADCIISIDESCRRLRNKPTKKQLQGLN
- the LOC136265702 gene encoding protein starmaker-like isoform X2 produces the protein MASERVAKRSTKAKKSVAPYAFIEYVDEIYTAVVPTRMLKGTSLFIDGIAQITEGKAIYEVKILSLGTQKECKQDQEKYDEDDEDSQSNNGSEEDRENFMDDYSQIEMDGSKDTQDNTCSDQIEDKCKDSRDGKENVEPRQNKRKQKCKSDTAVKKQKQTGSKQTRRVPVQKVKTKSEGDKLKGDTVAKKRRTKKKEVEKPVLEVGPDTPKDVDITKVDKGKMASDETDRDAMSNETDRDAMSNETDRDAMSNETDRDAMSNETDRDAMSNETGTDAMSKEIVSDVNTQEIDIPVIEMYREDPFYMDFDDFLYNRYDDDMSAELHPSLPSSADVKDQKYEDLNKTVSSLQESIQVMSRGLVMVSSKLDSFGAMQQPPTHSELAHGSGVNVLPNCSPPPTSQGPGAQPLESNNSELAHGSGANLLPTPPPPTSRGPTGLLPESELTLIFMKSCSRRNMSVHLTRRLFTEQVRKTSNVSGRNKQQLDPRIIKYIKSTSFKYFPSQNTDISKEWADCIISIDESCRRLRNKPTKKQLQGLN
- the LOC136265702 gene encoding protein starmaker-like isoform X3 encodes the protein MASERVAKRSTKAKKSVAPYAFIEYVDEIYTAVVPTRMLKGTSLFIDGIAQITEGKAIYEVKILSLGTQKECKQDQEKYDEDDEDSQSNNGSEEDRENFMDDYSQIEMDGSKDTQDNTCSDQIEDKCKDSRDGKENVEPRQNKRKQKCKSDTAVKKQKQTGSKQTRRVPVQKVKTKSEGDKLKGDTVAKKRRTKKKEVEKPVLEVGPDTPKDVDITKVDKGKMASDETDRDAMSNETDRDAMSNETDRDAMSNETDRDAMSNETDRDAMSNETGTDAMSKEIVSDVNTQEIDIPVIEMYREDPFYMDFDDFLYNRYDDDMSAELHPSLPSSADVKDQKYEDLNKTVSSLQESIQVMSRGLVMVSSKLDSFGAMQQPPTHSGPSELAGPVYVRQEQIPIVQPIESSFSELAHGSGANLLPTPPPPTSRGPTGLLPESELTLIFMKSCSRRNMSVHLTRRLFTEQVRKTSNVSGRNKQQLDPRIIKYIKSTSFKYFPSQNTDISKEWADCIISIDESCRRLRNKPTKKQLQGLN